A region of Lycium barbarum isolate Lr01 chromosome 3, ASM1917538v2, whole genome shotgun sequence DNA encodes the following proteins:
- the LOC132630079 gene encoding peroxidase 21, whose protein sequence is MANKYNHFSLSSRFLFLLLPLLLQIHYVRSELQLNYYSKSCPRAEEIIKEQVATLYHKHGNTAVSWIRNLFHDCMVMSCDASVYLDTANGQESEKESPRNFGMRNFKYIETIKQALESECPNTVSCADIVALSARDGLLWLGGPRVEMRTGRKDSKESYLAEVENYIPNHNDSMSSVLSQFQSIGVDTEGTVALLGAHSVGRVHCVNLVHRLYPTIDPTIDPDYAEYLKGRCPTPDPNPKEVLYSRNDRETPMILDNMYYKNILSNKGLLIVDQELVTDPNTSPFVEKMAADNGYFHDQFARALRILSENNPLTGDQGEIRKVCRYVNSA, encoded by the exons ATGGCCAACAAGTACAATCATTTCAGCTTGTCCTCAAGATTTCTCTTTCTGTTATTACCGTTACTTCTTCAAATTCATTATG TAAGAAGTGAGCTCCAACTGAACTACTACTCAAAGAGTTGCCCAAGAGCTGAGGAGATCATCAAAGAACAAGTGGCAACCTTGTACCACAAGCATGGCAATACAGCAGTTTCTTGGATCAGAAATCTCTTTCAtgattgcatggttatg TCATGTGATGCATCGGTATATTTGGACACAGCAAATGGGCAGGAATCAGAGAAGGAATCTCCAAGGAATTTTGGGATGAGGAATTTTAAGTATATAGAGACTATTAAACAGGCACTTGAAAGTGAATGTCCAAACACTGTTTCTTGTGCTGATATTGTTGCTCTTTCTGCAAGGGATGGTCTTCTCTGG TTAGGAGGGCCACGTGTTGAAATGAGAACAGGGAGGAAAGACAGCAAAGAGAGTTACTTAGCAGAAGTTGAGAATTACATTCCTAACCATAATGATTCCATGTCATCTGTGCTCTCTCAATTCCAATCAATTGGTGTTGATACTGAAGGAACAGTTGCTCTTCTAG GGGCTCACTCTGTAGGGCGAGTTCATTGTGTAAATTTAGTCCACAGGCTTTACCCAACAATCGATCCAACTATCGACCCTGACTACGCCGAGTACCTTAAAGGCCGATGCCCAACGCCGGATCCCAACCCGAAGGAAGTTTTATACTCAAGAAATGATCGTGAAACTCCAATGATATTAGACAATATGTACTACAAGAACATTTTGAGCAACAAAGGGCTATTAATTGTAGACCAAGAATTGGTTACTGATCCAAATACTTCTCCTTTTGTGGAGAAAATGGCTGCTGATAATGGCTATTTTCATGATCAATTTGCAAGGGCTCTGCGCATTTTGTCTGAAAATAATCCACTTACGGGAGATCAAGGTGAAATTAGAAAGGTGTGCCGCTATGTAAATAGTGCTTAA
- the LOC132630080 gene encoding L-type lectin-domain containing receptor kinase VIII.1-like, which translates to MEIYLLLIVLFCFSVLSIATTEFDFGGLTLSSLKLLGDAHLGNNTIKLTRDLSVPNSGAGKVLYSKPVSFRQPNLDFPASFSTFFSFSVSNLNPSSIGGGLAFVITGDDVSVGDSGGYLGIMDAKGGQNGNLGFAVEFDTLMDVEFKDINGNHVGLDLNSMVSSQVGNLDSIGVDLKSGDLVNSWIDYSGSMKKMNVFVSYSNLKPKEPFLSVVIDVSEYVNDFMFVGFSGSTQGSTEIHSIEWWSFTSSFDTNPNPKSPVAAPPPPTASLMNPTADVSPVKSPPPEQIGPAGSNGSANTVQKSTSSKKVLNGAVVGVVTASAFFLAFATLVLIWLYSKKFKNVKSAEIKLGCDIIKMPKEFSYKELKIATKGFDSSKIIGHGAFGTVYKGILSETGEIVAVKRCSHSGQGKAEFLSELSIIGTLRHRNLVRLQGWCHEKGEILLVYDLMPNGSLDKALFESRMVLPWSHRRKILLGVASALAYLHQECENQVIHRDVKSSNIMLDEGFNARLGDFGLARQIEHDKSPDATVAAGTMGYLAPEYLLTGRATEKTDVFSYGAVVLEVASGSRPIEKETNGVGKFGLNSNLVEWVWGLHKDGNLLAAADSRLSGEFDEQEMRRVLLVGLACSHPDPMVRPTMRGVVQMLVGEAEVPIVPRAKPSMSFSTSHLLMTLQDSVSDLNGMITLSTSSSENSFNGGGMDLV; encoded by the exons ATGGAGATTTACTTATTACTCATAGTATTGTTCTGTTTTAGTGTACTATCTATAGCTACAACTGAGTTTGATTTTGGTGGTTTAACTCTAAGTAGTTTAAAGTTATTAGGTGATGCTCATTTAGGTAACAATACAATAAAGTTGACACGTGACTTGTCCGTGCCAAATTCCGGTGCCGGAAAAGTACTATATTCAAAACCAGTGTCATTCCGGCAACCAAATCTTGATTTTCCGGCAAGTTTTTCAACATTCTTTTCATTCTCTGTTAGTAATTTAAACCCTTCATCAATTGGTGGTGGTTTAGCTTTTGTGATCACGGGTGATGACGTGTCAGTTGGTGATTCAGGTGGTTATTTGGGAATTATGGATGCAAAAGGAGGGCAAAATGGTAATCTTGGTTTTGCTGTTGAGTTTGATACACTTATGGATGTTGAGTTTAAAGATATTAATGGAAATCATGTGGGGTTGGATTTAAATTCAATGGTTTCAAGTCAAGTTGGTAATCTTGATTCTATTGGTGTTGATTTAAAGAGTGGTGATTTGGTTAATTCTTGGATTGATTATTCAGGTTCAATGAAAAAAATGAATGTGTTTGTTAGTTATTCTAATTTAAAGCCAAAAGAACCATTTTTGTCAGTTGTTATTGATGTTAGTGAGTATGTTAATGACTTTATGTTTGTGGGGTTTTCTGGTTCAACACAAGGGAGTACTGAGATTCATAGTATTGAATGGTGGAGTTTCACTTCATCATTTGATACAAACCCCAACCCTAAATCTCCGGTTGCGGCACCGCCACCACCAACGGCTAGTTTGATGAACCCCACGGCGGATGTAAGCCCCGTTAAGTCCCCTCCGCCGGAGCAAATAGGTCCGGCGGGGTCTAATGGTAGTGCCAATACAGTGCAAAAAAGTACTAGCAGCAAGAAAGTATTGAATGGTGCTGTTGTTGGAGTTGTAACTGCTAGTGCATTTTTTCTAGCTTTTGCTACATTAGTACTTATTTGGTTGTACTCCAAAAAGTTCAAGAATGTGAAGAGTGCTGAGATTAAATTGGGATGTGATATTATCAAAATGCCTAAGGAATTCAGCTATAAGGAGCTTAAAATCGCGACGAAAGGTTTCGATTCGAGTAAAATTATAGGGCATGGTGCATTTGGGACAGTTTATAAAGGGATTTTGAGTGAGACTGGTGAAATTGTTGCTGTAAAGAGGTGTAGTCATAGTGGACAAGGGAAAGCTGAGTTTTTGTCTGAATTATCAATAATTGGAACACTTAGGCATAGAAATCTTGTTAGGCTACAAGGATGGTGTCATGAGAAAGGTGAAATCTTGTTAGTTTATGATTTGATGCCTAATGGTAGTCTTGATAAGGCATTATTTGAGTCAAGAATGGTCCTTCCTTGGTCACATAGGAGGAAAATTTTGTTAGGGGTTGCTTCTGCATTAGCATATTTACATCAAGAATGTGAAAATCAAGTCATTCATAGGGATGTTAAGAGTAGTAACATTATGTTGGATGAAGGGTTCAATGCAAGATTGGGAGATTTTGGACTAGCAAGGCAAATTGAACATGACAAATCACCTGATGCAACAGTAGCAGCAGGGACAATGGGGTACTTGGCACCAGAATACTTGTTGACAG GTAGAGCAACTGAGAAAACTGATGTCTTTAGCTATGGGGCAGTGGTTCTTGAAGTGGCTAGTGGGAGCAGGCCAATTGAGAAAGAAACAAATGGGGTTGGGAAATTTGGACTCAATAGCAATTTGGTTGAGTGGGTGTGGGGATTGCACAAAGATGGGAATTTACTAGCAGCAGCTGATTCAAGATTGAGTGGTGAGTTTGATGAACAAGAAATGAGAAGGGTTCTTTTAGTTGGTTTGGCTTGTTCACATCCTGACCCTATGGTTAGGCCAACAATGAGGGGGGTGGTGCAAATGCTAGTAGGTGAGGCTGAAGTTCCAATTGTACCAAGGGCTAAGCCATCAATGAGTTTCAGCACATCTCATTTGCTAATGACTTTGCAAGATAGTGTTTCTGATTTGAATGGTATGATCACACTTTCAACTTCTTCATCTGAAAACAGCTTCAATGGTGGTGGCATGGACCTAGTCTAG